The Oenanthe melanoleuca isolate GR-GAL-2019-014 chromosome 1A, OMel1.0, whole genome shotgun sequence genome contains a region encoding:
- the CBLL1 gene encoding E3 ubiquitin-protein ligase Hakai isoform X2: MSFADNDLQGTNSSGSLGGLDVRRRIPIKLISKQTNKTKPAPRTPRNMNRMPSKTQAGDEEEFDYNKEERYECKGGEMFGNQRRFPGPIFWDYKINLLGEKDDTPVHFCDKCGLPIKMYGRMIPCKHVFCYDCAILHEKKGDKMCPGCNEPVQRIEQCVRGSLFMCSIVQGCKRTYLSQRDLQAHINHRHMRAGKPVTRPPIEPVHPPIAPPPAEIPERFIMPPEKHHLSHIPPKQHIMMPPPPLQHVPHEHYNQPHEDIRAPPAEMSMAPPPPRPVTQDTFRISTRKHSNLITVPIQDDSNSAAREPPPPAPAPAHHHPEYQGQPVVSHPHHIMPPQQHYAPPPPPPPPISHPLQHPPQAAGTPHMVYSQAPPPPMTSAPPPITPPPGHIIAQMPPYMNHPPPGPPPQHGGPPVNVNAPPPHHYNPNSLPQFSEDQGTLSPPFTQPGGMSPGIWPAPRGPPPPPRMQGPPAQAPLPGPHHPDQARYRPYYQ, translated from the exons ATGTCGTTCGCCG acaaTGATTTGCAAGGAACAAATAGTTCAGGGTCATTGGGTGGTCTTGATGTCCGTAGAAGAATCCCTATAAAGCTTATTTCAAAACAGACCAATAAAACCAAACCTGCACCTCGAACTCCAAGAAATATGAACAGGATGCCTTCGAAGACACAAGCTGGTGATGAAG AAGAATTTGATTATAACAAAGAGGAGCGATACGAATGTAAGGGAGGTGAAATGTTTGGCAATCAAAGAAGATTTCCTGGGCCCATTTTTTGGGATTATAAG ATAAACTTGCTGGGAGAAAAGGATGATACACCAGTCCATTTCTGTGATAAGTGTGGATTGCCCATCAAGATGTATGGACGCATG atacCTTGCAAGCATGTTTTCTGCTATGACTGTGCTATACTACATGAGAAAAAGGGAGACAAAATGTGTCCAGG cTGTAACGAGCCTGTGCAGCGAATTGAGCAGTGTGTACGAGGGTCTCTGTTCATGTGTAGCATTGTTCAAGGATGCAAGAGAACTTACCTGTCACAGAGGGACTTACAAGCTCACATCAACCACCGTCACATGAGAGCTGGGAAGCCTGTTACTCGTCCTCCCATCGAACCCGTGCATCCTCCTATTGCCCCGCCGCCGGCCGAAATTCCCGAGCGTTTCATAATGCCCCCTGAGAAGCATCACCTGAGCCACATTCCGCCAAAGCAGCACATCATGATGCCACCGCCTCCTCTGCAGCATGTGCCACACGAGCACTACAACCAGCCCCACGAAGACATCCGTGCTCCTCCCGCAGAGATGTCCatggccccgccgccgccccgcccggtCACTCAGGACACCTTCCGCATCTCAACCAGGAAACACAGCAACTTAATAACCGTCCCCATTCAGGATGATTCCAACTCAGCTGCTCGAGAGCCGCCTCCGCCAGCGCCCGCGCCCGCTCACCATCACCCTGAGTACCAGGGGCAGCCGGTGGTGTCACACCCCCATCACATCatgcctccccagcagcactacgcgccgcccccgccgccgccgccgcccatCAGCCACCCGCTGCAGCACCCTCCGCAGGCGGCGGGCACCCCTCACATGGTGTACAGCCAGGCGCCCCCGCCCCCCATGACCTCCGCCCCGCCGCCCATCACCCCTCCTCCCGGACACATCATTGCCCAGATGCCGCCCTACATGAACCATCCTCCTCCGGGACCTCCTCCTCAGCACGGAGGCCCGCCTGTAAATGTCAATGCACCCCCTCCCCATCACTATAATCCCAACTCTTTGCCACAGTTCAGTGAAGATCAAGGAACTCTTAGTCCCCCTTTCACACAGCCTGGGGGAATGAGTCCAGGGATATGGCCAGCTCCAAGGGGGCCACCTCCACCTCCAAGGATGCAAGGGCCTCCTGCTCAGGCCCCCCTTCCTGGACCACATCACCCTGATCAAGCCAGATACAGACCCTATTACCAATGA
- the CBLL1 gene encoding E3 ubiquitin-protein ligase Hakai isoform X1: MPGALGRRSASAAPPLPAAPFRSHSAPRRIMDHNDNDLQGTNSSGSLGGLDVRRRIPIKLISKQTNKTKPAPRTPRNMNRMPSKTQAGDEEEFDYNKEERYECKGGEMFGNQRRFPGPIFWDYKINLLGEKDDTPVHFCDKCGLPIKMYGRMIPCKHVFCYDCAILHEKKGDKMCPGCNEPVQRIEQCVRGSLFMCSIVQGCKRTYLSQRDLQAHINHRHMRAGKPVTRPPIEPVHPPIAPPPAEIPERFIMPPEKHHLSHIPPKQHIMMPPPPLQHVPHEHYNQPHEDIRAPPAEMSMAPPPPRPVTQDTFRISTRKHSNLITVPIQDDSNSAAREPPPPAPAPAHHHPEYQGQPVVSHPHHIMPPQQHYAPPPPPPPPISHPLQHPPQAAGTPHMVYSQAPPPPMTSAPPPITPPPGHIIAQMPPYMNHPPPGPPPQHGGPPVNVNAPPPHHYNPNSLPQFSEDQGTLSPPFTQPGGMSPGIWPAPRGPPPPPRMQGPPAQAPLPGPHHPDQARYRPYYQ, encoded by the exons ATGCCCGGAGCGCTCGGCCGGCGCTCAGcgagcgcggccccgccgcttCCGGCCGCGCCCTTCCGCTCCCACAGCGCCCCGCGCCGCATCATGGACCACAATG acaaTGATTTGCAAGGAACAAATAGTTCAGGGTCATTGGGTGGTCTTGATGTCCGTAGAAGAATCCCTATAAAGCTTATTTCAAAACAGACCAATAAAACCAAACCTGCACCTCGAACTCCAAGAAATATGAACAGGATGCCTTCGAAGACACAAGCTGGTGATGAAG AAGAATTTGATTATAACAAAGAGGAGCGATACGAATGTAAGGGAGGTGAAATGTTTGGCAATCAAAGAAGATTTCCTGGGCCCATTTTTTGGGATTATAAG ATAAACTTGCTGGGAGAAAAGGATGATACACCAGTCCATTTCTGTGATAAGTGTGGATTGCCCATCAAGATGTATGGACGCATG atacCTTGCAAGCATGTTTTCTGCTATGACTGTGCTATACTACATGAGAAAAAGGGAGACAAAATGTGTCCAGG cTGTAACGAGCCTGTGCAGCGAATTGAGCAGTGTGTACGAGGGTCTCTGTTCATGTGTAGCATTGTTCAAGGATGCAAGAGAACTTACCTGTCACAGAGGGACTTACAAGCTCACATCAACCACCGTCACATGAGAGCTGGGAAGCCTGTTACTCGTCCTCCCATCGAACCCGTGCATCCTCCTATTGCCCCGCCGCCGGCCGAAATTCCCGAGCGTTTCATAATGCCCCCTGAGAAGCATCACCTGAGCCACATTCCGCCAAAGCAGCACATCATGATGCCACCGCCTCCTCTGCAGCATGTGCCACACGAGCACTACAACCAGCCCCACGAAGACATCCGTGCTCCTCCCGCAGAGATGTCCatggccccgccgccgccccgcccggtCACTCAGGACACCTTCCGCATCTCAACCAGGAAACACAGCAACTTAATAACCGTCCCCATTCAGGATGATTCCAACTCAGCTGCTCGAGAGCCGCCTCCGCCAGCGCCCGCGCCCGCTCACCATCACCCTGAGTACCAGGGGCAGCCGGTGGTGTCACACCCCCATCACATCatgcctccccagcagcactacgcgccgcccccgccgccgccgccgcccatCAGCCACCCGCTGCAGCACCCTCCGCAGGCGGCGGGCACCCCTCACATGGTGTACAGCCAGGCGCCCCCGCCCCCCATGACCTCCGCCCCGCCGCCCATCACCCCTCCTCCCGGACACATCATTGCCCAGATGCCGCCCTACATGAACCATCCTCCTCCGGGACCTCCTCCTCAGCACGGAGGCCCGCCTGTAAATGTCAATGCACCCCCTCCCCATCACTATAATCCCAACTCTTTGCCACAGTTCAGTGAAGATCAAGGAACTCTTAGTCCCCCTTTCACACAGCCTGGGGGAATGAGTCCAGGGATATGGCCAGCTCCAAGGGGGCCACCTCCACCTCCAAGGATGCAAGGGCCTCCTGCTCAGGCCCCCCTTCCTGGACCACATCACCCTGATCAAGCCAGATACAGACCCTATTACCAATGA
- the CBLL1 gene encoding E3 ubiquitin-protein ligase Hakai isoform X3, whose translation MDHNDNDLQGTNSSGSLGGLDVRRRIPIKLISKQTNKTKPAPRTPRNMNRMPSKTQAGDEEFDYNKEERYECKGGEMFGNQRRFPGPIFWDYKINLLGEKDDTPVHFCDKCGLPIKMYGRMIPCKHVFCYDCAILHEKKGDKMCPGCNEPVQRIEQCVRGSLFMCSIVQGCKRTYLSQRDLQAHINHRHMRAGKPVTRPPIEPVHPPIAPPPAEIPERFIMPPEKHHLSHIPPKQHIMMPPPPLQHVPHEHYNQPHEDIRAPPAEMSMAPPPPRPVTQDTFRISTRKHSNLITVPIQDDSNSAAREPPPPAPAPAHHHPEYQGQPVVSHPHHIMPPQQHYAPPPPPPPPISHPLQHPPQAAGTPHMVYSQAPPPPMTSAPPPITPPPGHIIAQMPPYMNHPPPGPPPQHGGPPVNVNAPPPHHYNPNSLPQFSEDQGTLSPPFTQPGGMSPGIWPAPRGPPPPPRMQGPPAQAPLPGPHHPDQARYRPYYQ comes from the exons ATGGACCACAATG acaaTGATTTGCAAGGAACAAATAGTTCAGGGTCATTGGGTGGTCTTGATGTCCGTAGAAGAATCCCTATAAAGCTTATTTCAAAACAGACCAATAAAACCAAACCTGCACCTCGAACTCCAAGAAATATGAACAGGATGCCTTCGAAGACACAAGCTGGTGATGAAG AATTTGATTATAACAAAGAGGAGCGATACGAATGTAAGGGAGGTGAAATGTTTGGCAATCAAAGAAGATTTCCTGGGCCCATTTTTTGGGATTATAAG ATAAACTTGCTGGGAGAAAAGGATGATACACCAGTCCATTTCTGTGATAAGTGTGGATTGCCCATCAAGATGTATGGACGCATG atacCTTGCAAGCATGTTTTCTGCTATGACTGTGCTATACTACATGAGAAAAAGGGAGACAAAATGTGTCCAGG cTGTAACGAGCCTGTGCAGCGAATTGAGCAGTGTGTACGAGGGTCTCTGTTCATGTGTAGCATTGTTCAAGGATGCAAGAGAACTTACCTGTCACAGAGGGACTTACAAGCTCACATCAACCACCGTCACATGAGAGCTGGGAAGCCTGTTACTCGTCCTCCCATCGAACCCGTGCATCCTCCTATTGCCCCGCCGCCGGCCGAAATTCCCGAGCGTTTCATAATGCCCCCTGAGAAGCATCACCTGAGCCACATTCCGCCAAAGCAGCACATCATGATGCCACCGCCTCCTCTGCAGCATGTGCCACACGAGCACTACAACCAGCCCCACGAAGACATCCGTGCTCCTCCCGCAGAGATGTCCatggccccgccgccgccccgcccggtCACTCAGGACACCTTCCGCATCTCAACCAGGAAACACAGCAACTTAATAACCGTCCCCATTCAGGATGATTCCAACTCAGCTGCTCGAGAGCCGCCTCCGCCAGCGCCCGCGCCCGCTCACCATCACCCTGAGTACCAGGGGCAGCCGGTGGTGTCACACCCCCATCACATCatgcctccccagcagcactacgcgccgcccccgccgccgccgccgcccatCAGCCACCCGCTGCAGCACCCTCCGCAGGCGGCGGGCACCCCTCACATGGTGTACAGCCAGGCGCCCCCGCCCCCCATGACCTCCGCCCCGCCGCCCATCACCCCTCCTCCCGGACACATCATTGCCCAGATGCCGCCCTACATGAACCATCCTCCTCCGGGACCTCCTCCTCAGCACGGAGGCCCGCCTGTAAATGTCAATGCACCCCCTCCCCATCACTATAATCCCAACTCTTTGCCACAGTTCAGTGAAGATCAAGGAACTCTTAGTCCCCCTTTCACACAGCCTGGGGGAATGAGTCCAGGGATATGGCCAGCTCCAAGGGGGCCACCTCCACCTCCAAGGATGCAAGGGCCTCCTGCTCAGGCCCCCCTTCCTGGACCACATCACCCTGATCAAGCCAGATACAGACCCTATTACCAATGA